A genomic segment from Microbacterium sp. SORGH_AS_0428 encodes:
- a CDS encoding SRPBCC family protein, which translates to MRAVGTIRVEREPREVFDFLELVEHETSWRQSVTGSRYVDATRPAVGTVGETIASMGSRSVRMGWTVIALEPGRRVAWELDGDPWLGGGSYTVAASGGGSTVTAELTIRLHGVMRAAEPLLWLPFRKGLRDDLRRLKQRMEQHA; encoded by the coding sequence ATGCGCGCCGTCGGGACGATCCGGGTCGAACGTGAGCCCCGGGAGGTCTTCGACTTCCTCGAGCTCGTGGAGCATGAGACGTCCTGGCGGCAGTCCGTGACGGGCTCGCGATACGTCGACGCCACGCGTCCCGCAGTCGGCACCGTCGGCGAGACCATCGCCTCGATGGGATCGCGCAGCGTACGGATGGGGTGGACGGTGATCGCGCTCGAGCCGGGCCGTCGTGTGGCGTGGGAACTCGACGGCGATCCCTGGCTCGGTGGCGGGAGTTACACCGTCGCGGCCTCGGGCGGCGGCTCGACGGTGACGGCGGAGCTCACCATCAGGCTCCACGGGGTCATGCGAGCCGCGGAGCCCCTTCTGTGGCTGCCGTTCCGGAAAGGGCTCCGCGATGATCTGCGTCGCTTGAAGCAGAGGATGGAGCAGCATGCCTGA
- a CDS encoding VOC family protein has translation MPEPRGIDNVFVEVGDLDEAVGWYERVVGLTLKVRTPDMAVLDVGGDVAGIVLSSADQVSPTKVWFEVADARDAATELGVQTFPIPTGLTAEVVDPWGNRIGFTDYTARPDLARS, from the coding sequence ATGCCTGAGCCGCGCGGGATCGACAACGTCTTCGTCGAGGTCGGCGATCTAGACGAAGCGGTGGGCTGGTACGAACGGGTGGTCGGACTGACGCTCAAGGTGCGCACGCCCGATATGGCGGTACTCGACGTCGGAGGAGACGTGGCCGGGATCGTCCTCAGCAGTGCTGACCAGGTCTCGCCGACGAAGGTCTGGTTCGAGGTGGCGGACGCCCGCGACGCGGCCACGGAACTCGGCGTGCAGACCTTCCCGATTCCGACCGGGCTGACGGCAGAGGTCGTCGACCCCTGGGGCAACCGCATCGGCTTCACCGACTACACGGCACGTCCGGATCTCGCCCGCTCATGA